A single Chloroflexota bacterium DNA region contains:
- a CDS encoding RDD family protein, with amino-acid sequence MAQQQPAYAMEACFNCGRPWGPGCACQFCNQVYGQPVGVLLSSPGKRFGAYCFEVVLCMVTLVIGWMIWSLVIYGRGQTPAKQLLGMRVVNLTTGARAGWGRMFVREFLAKALVGMVAGCLFYVPYFWLLWDKNKQELWDKMLETIVVEDPSGLVTDVPPAGYQPRGVSSGPAQGAYGQPAYGQQYGLPQGNQPLPWGQPQQGGYEPQPQQGGYGQPPQQGGYGQPPQQGEQGGYGQQGGYGQQGGYGQQDGYGQQGGYGQQGGYGQQGGYGQSGGYGQQGGYGQPQQGGYGQPQQDGHQDPNNPQTPPPAPPPAPRTPPPPPQQS; translated from the coding sequence GTGGCGCAACAACAACCAGCGTACGCCATGGAGGCGTGTTTCAACTGCGGGCGGCCCTGGGGCCCGGGCTGCGCCTGCCAGTTCTGCAATCAGGTGTACGGTCAGCCAGTTGGCGTGCTGCTCTCCTCGCCGGGCAAGCGTTTCGGCGCGTACTGCTTCGAAGTTGTGCTCTGCATGGTGACGCTGGTCATCGGCTGGATGATCTGGTCGCTGGTGATCTACGGGCGCGGGCAGACGCCGGCCAAGCAGTTGCTTGGGATGCGCGTCGTCAACCTGACGACGGGCGCACGGGCGGGCTGGGGCCGCATGTTCGTGCGGGAGTTTCTGGCGAAGGCGCTCGTCGGCATGGTGGCCGGGTGTCTGTTCTACGTCCCTTACTTCTGGCTGCTCTGGGACAAGAACAAGCAGGAGCTGTGGGACAAGATGCTGGAGACCATCGTGGTGGAAGACCCGAGCGGCCTCGTGACCGACGTGCCGCCAGCCGGGTATCAGCCGCGAGGCGTCTCAAGCGGGCCGGCGCAGGGAGCCTACGGGCAGCCGGCCTACGGTCAGCAGTACGGGCTGCCACAGGGGAACCAGCCGCTGCCGTGGGGGCAGCCGCAGCAAGGCGGCTACGAGCCACAGCCTCAGCAGGGCGGCTACGGCCAGCCTCCGCAGCAGGGCGGCTACGGCCAGCCGCCGCAGCAGGGCGAGCAGGGCGGCTACGGCCAGCAGGGCGGCTACGGCCAGCAGGGCGGCTACGGCCAGCAGGACGGCTACGGCCAGCAGGGCGGCTACGGCCAGCAGGGCGGCTACGGCCAGCAGGGCGGATATGGCCAGTCTGGCGGCTACGGCCAGCAAGGGGGCTACGGGCAGCCTCAGCAGGGTGGCTACGGGCAGCCGCAGCAGGACGGGCATCAGGACCCCAACAATCCGCAGACGCCGCCTCCAGCCCCGCCTCCAGCCCCACGCACACCGCCTCCACCGCCCCAGCAGTCGTAA
- a CDS encoding YIP1 family protein: MQQVFEPSLFTRMQRAAMLDRTLYDEVEHDLSATNQAATVVVMVAVANGIAGLLSVMFAAALGGSRGLLFSVFMVLIGMVMNVVGWIVWSYLTYWIGTTVFKGTATPGELLRTLGFASTPALLGIASFIPCLGALAALAGTIWMIVAGVVAVRQALDVDTGQAVITVILAAIPLIMISLFLGFITFLGGMAASAF, encoded by the coding sequence ATGCAGCAGGTCTTCGAACCGTCCCTGTTCACGCGGATGCAGCGCGCCGCGATGCTCGACCGCACGCTCTACGACGAGGTCGAGCACGACCTGAGCGCGACCAATCAGGCGGCGACTGTCGTCGTCATGGTGGCGGTGGCCAACGGCATCGCCGGCCTCTTGAGCGTGATGTTCGCCGCGGCACTCGGTGGCAGCCGGGGACTCCTGTTCTCGGTGTTCATGGTGCTCATCGGCATGGTGATGAACGTCGTCGGCTGGATCGTCTGGTCCTACCTGACGTATTGGATCGGGACCACGGTCTTCAAGGGCACGGCGACGCCCGGCGAGCTGTTGCGGACCCTGGGCTTCGCCTCGACGCCGGCGCTGCTTGGGATCGCGTCGTTCATTCCGTGCCTGGGCGCGCTCGCGGCGTTGGCCGGCACCATCTGGATGATCGTGGCGGGCGTGGTGGCCGTGCGCCAGGCGTTGGACGTCGATACTGGGCAGGCGGTGATCACGGTGATCCTCGCCGCGATCCCGCTCATCATGATCTCGCTGTTCCTCGGGTTTATCACGTTCCTGGGCGGCATGGCGGCGTCTGCGTTCTAG
- a CDS encoding glycosyltransferase: protein MGAARSARSRRVHRALEVVTGGLTWAILTSPLWGAILAPGQLVFFLLLFNGYWVYKSANMAVSALIGYRRLLDGQKTDWLGELHGVDAWQRMHHLVMVPTYREPPEVLEVMLDHLAAQDLPLSNVSVVLAFEERDLDARERAARLVEQFEGAFRHLWVTYHPDREGEIRGKSSNLAYAARWAKQALVDEGGVDIENVIVTICDADSRLHHKYLSALTFGFLTNPARRFAIWQPALMFYSNIWRIPAIARISAGLYSVWQLSRLVAKYKLVTQSTYSLGLATCEEVGYWDVDVIPEDSRMFFKVFFELGHEQEVRVEPIFLPVLADAAEGAGFWKTVLSHYRQTRRWAWGVSDVPYVVRRAFERKAVPLWARLRRVAFYTEEHVCWPTHWFLLTIGANLVALFAPTAALQPSNVLLTSASAWLLMLCLPCLAVVVYLDRQLRPERSAPLTWWDHAINILVWLCIPVVGLILTTLPALDAHTRLLFGKYLHYQVTEKLPAERGYAPSWTDGASSAGAA from the coding sequence GTGGGCGCAGCACGGAGCGCCAGATCGCGTCGGGTTCATCGCGCCCTCGAAGTCGTGACTGGAGGGCTGACCTGGGCGATCCTGACGTCGCCGCTCTGGGGCGCGATACTCGCGCCGGGCCAGCTAGTGTTCTTCTTATTGCTCTTCAACGGGTACTGGGTTTACAAGTCGGCCAACATGGCCGTTTCCGCCCTGATCGGCTATCGCCGGCTGCTTGACGGGCAGAAGACGGACTGGTTGGGCGAGCTCCACGGCGTGGACGCCTGGCAGCGGATGCACCACCTGGTGATGGTGCCGACCTACCGCGAGCCGCCCGAGGTGCTGGAGGTGATGCTCGATCACCTTGCGGCCCAGGATCTCCCGCTGTCCAACGTCTCGGTGGTGCTCGCGTTCGAGGAGCGCGACCTTGACGCCCGGGAGCGGGCGGCGCGGCTCGTGGAGCAGTTCGAGGGGGCGTTCCGGCACCTCTGGGTGACGTACCACCCGGACCGTGAGGGGGAGATCCGGGGGAAGTCCTCGAATCTGGCCTATGCGGCGCGCTGGGCCAAGCAGGCGCTGGTGGATGAGGGCGGCGTCGACATCGAGAACGTCATCGTCACCATCTGCGACGCCGACTCCCGCCTACACCACAAGTACCTGAGCGCGCTGACGTTCGGCTTCCTGACCAATCCCGCCCGTCGCTTCGCGATCTGGCAGCCCGCCTTGATGTTCTACTCGAACATCTGGCGGATTCCGGCCATCGCGCGGATCAGCGCGGGGCTGTATTCGGTCTGGCAGCTGTCGCGGCTGGTGGCGAAGTACAAGCTGGTGACTCAGTCCACCTACTCGCTCGGGCTGGCGACCTGCGAAGAGGTCGGCTACTGGGACGTGGACGTCATCCCCGAAGACTCGCGGATGTTCTTCAAGGTGTTCTTCGAGCTTGGGCACGAGCAGGAAGTCCGCGTCGAGCCGATCTTCCTGCCGGTCCTGGCGGACGCCGCCGAAGGGGCTGGCTTCTGGAAGACGGTGCTGAGCCACTATCGCCAGACGCGGCGCTGGGCCTGGGGCGTCTCGGACGTGCCCTACGTGGTGCGGCGGGCCTTCGAGCGCAAGGCTGTCCCGCTCTGGGCGCGGCTGCGGCGCGTGGCGTTCTACACCGAGGAGCACGTCTGCTGGCCGACGCACTGGTTCCTGCTGACCATCGGCGCGAACCTCGTGGCGCTGTTCGCTCCGACGGCCGCCTTGCAGCCCTCGAACGTGCTGCTCACGTCGGCGTCGGCGTGGCTGTTGATGCTGTGCCTGCCCTGCCTCGCGGTGGTGGTCTACCTCGACCGGCAACTGCGCCCGGAGCGGTCGGCCCCGCTGACGTGGTGGGACCACGCCATCAACATCCTGGTCTGGCTGTGCATCCCGGTCGTCGGGCTGATCCTGACGACGCTGCCGGCGCTCGACGCCCACACGCGGCTGCTGTTCGGCAAGTATCTGCACTACCAGGTGACGGAGAAGCTGCCGGCCGAGCGCGGCTACGCCCCGAGCTGGACTGACGGCGCATCCTCGGCTGGAGCGGCCTAG
- a CDS encoding glycosyltransferase family 39 protein produces MSTPQARDFPREPLEAAGSPAAARAAVRGGGSLGVAGLGRWADILAPLLIVAAALPMRLANIGSYSGKGDEGIRAEQLLLMAAGFRPVKEVFASQGPLSLDIFYPFYLLLGQTLAGARLAVVVWSVLSVLAVYATARLVGGRVGGWMAAAFTIASPTYLKNSRLALVEIPAILPAIVALGAALAYQQRRERRWLVVSAAALALALAIKPMIVAVVPAVGLALLLAHLPARISPPSPPPHAGEGSTPLSRVRGRARGWGALVSVGRIRSFMMDVLIYAAVAGAILGVIVVWVGPTELYDQLVRYRVGSRAAEGWSLADNWDMLWGELQWDQPAFFALGALGGLIALALRPRAGLPLLAWGILSFALLLMYSPLGIKHAALQIPPTALLAGIGLGLLWQWVARSRDARTLGARRPAVTGLRWAAVGLSVLVVGAYGLTLPTVFAKDQQAMTVGDLGADPPYPQESLLIQSLTTPADFILVDDPYLAFLNGRKMPPWLVDTSYFRIRSGALSGADVVAHAERHHVRLMLLASDNLRQLKKFADWADERFVVVKIDERSNRKDRALYLAEDADLTAARGAVRAAIPGTVAVDGTLAGQIRVSSYALDAESVRAGGTVGLTVEWEAAGPIPLDWRQVTFLRDRSGQIVDQTERSLSGGSGGTSTWTPGRWVFRSLGLPIPAKTPPGEYTVGVGLYDSKARKLATVTAGSGVGGEEVRLGTIRVR; encoded by the coding sequence GTGAGTACCCCGCAGGCGCGAGACTTCCCGCGTGAACCCCTGGAGGCGGCCGGCTCGCCGGCGGCGGCCCGGGCGGCCGTGCGGGGCGGCGGATCGCTCGGCGTGGCGGGCCTCGGGCGCTGGGCGGACATCCTTGCGCCGCTGCTGATCGTGGCGGCTGCGCTGCCGATGCGCCTCGCCAACATCGGCAGCTACAGCGGCAAGGGCGACGAGGGCATCCGCGCCGAGCAGCTGCTGCTGATGGCCGCCGGCTTCCGCCCCGTCAAGGAGGTGTTCGCCTCGCAGGGGCCGCTCTCGCTCGACATCTTCTACCCGTTCTACCTGCTGCTCGGGCAGACCCTGGCTGGGGCGCGCCTCGCCGTGGTGGTCTGGTCGGTACTGTCGGTGCTGGCCGTCTACGCGACGGCGCGGCTGGTGGGTGGACGGGTCGGTGGCTGGATGGCTGCCGCGTTCACCATTGCCAGCCCGACGTACCTGAAGAACTCGCGGCTGGCGCTGGTCGAGATCCCCGCGATCTTGCCGGCCATCGTGGCGCTCGGGGCGGCCCTGGCCTACCAGCAGCGTCGAGAGCGGCGGTGGCTGGTGGTCTCGGCGGCGGCGCTGGCGCTGGCATTGGCGATCAAGCCGATGATCGTGGCGGTCGTGCCGGCAGTCGGGCTGGCGCTGCTGCTGGCGCACCTGCCTGCGCGAATCAGCCCCCCGAGCCCTCCCCCGCACGCGGGAGAGGGGAGCACTCCCCTCTCCCGCGTGCGGGGGAGGGCTCGGGGGTGGGGGGCTCTCGTCTCCGTCGGGCGTATCCGCAGCTTCATGATGGACGTCCTGATCTACGCGGCCGTGGCTGGCGCGATCCTCGGCGTCATCGTGGTGTGGGTCGGGCCGACGGAACTGTACGATCAGCTCGTTCGCTACCGGGTCGGTTCGCGGGCGGCTGAGGGCTGGTCGTTGGCCGATAACTGGGACATGCTCTGGGGGGAGCTGCAGTGGGATCAGCCGGCATTCTTTGCGCTCGGCGCGCTCGGCGGGCTGATCGCCCTGGCGCTCCGTCCACGGGCCGGCCTGCCGCTGCTCGCCTGGGGCATCCTCTCATTCGCCCTGCTGCTCATGTACTCGCCGCTCGGGATCAAGCACGCGGCGCTGCAGATCCCGCCGACCGCCCTGCTGGCCGGTATCGGCCTCGGGCTGCTGTGGCAGTGGGTCGCCCGGAGCCGTGATGCCCGCACGTTGGGTGCGCGGCGGCCGGCCGTGACGGGGCTCCGCTGGGCGGCTGTGGGCCTGTCGGTGCTGGTGGTTGGGGCCTACGGATTGACCCTGCCGACCGTCTTCGCCAAGGATCAGCAGGCGATGACCGTCGGGGACCTCGGGGCGGACCCGCCGTACCCGCAGGAGAGCCTGCTGATCCAGTCGCTCACCACGCCAGCCGACTTCATCCTGGTGGACGATCCGTACCTGGCGTTCCTCAACGGACGGAAGATGCCGCCCTGGCTGGTGGACACGTCCTATTTCCGGATCCGGTCGGGCGCCCTGAGCGGCGCGGACGTGGTGGCGCACGCCGAACGCCACCACGTCCGTCTGATGCTCCTGGCCAGCGACAACCTGCGCCAGTTGAAGAAGTTCGCGGACTGGGCGGATGAGCGGTTCGTCGTGGTCAAGATCGACGAGCGCTCCAACCGAAAGGACCGCGCCCTGTATCTCGCGGAGGACGCTGACCTGACGGCGGCCCGGGGGGCGGTACGCGCGGCCATTCCCGGCACGGTTGCCGTCGATGGCACGCTGGCAGGTCAGATCAGGGTCAGCAGCTACGCGCTCGACGCCGAGTCGGTGCGGGCCGGCGGCACGGTCGGGCTGACCGTCGAGTGGGAGGCTGCCGGCCCGATCCCGCTCGACTGGCGGCAGGTCACGTTCCTGCGGGACCGCTCGGGGCAGATCGTGGATCAGACCGAGCGCTCGTTGAGCGGCGGCAGCGGCGGCACCTCGACCTGGACGCCGGGCCGCTGGGTGTTCCGGTCGCTTGGCCTGCCGATCCCGGCGAAGACGCCGCCCGGCGAGTACACCGTCGGCGTGGGCCTGTACGACTCGAAGGCGCGGAAGCTGGCGACCGTGACGGCCGGTTCAGGCGTGGGCGGCGAGGAAGTCCGTCTCGGGACGATCCGCGTTCGGTAG
- a CDS encoding MFS transporter: MTEQANPRERYWRRNLIALCVAQIVTQIAFNFAEPFAPLFLLTMNVGGPAQAAQWAGLSNAASAFVMAFTQPLWGIVADRWGHRPMVVRAMVGGGLMVLLQGFSTGPEMFVGLRMLQGTVVGSVQAANALIATSAPRQRLGLALGIMQVALLTGQALGPLFGGFVADHFGYRFSYLASGVTLGFAGLLVLAFCREERPQQRPGIARTGTLAASRELLAVRAFYIAIVTIMLVDLGRSTVSPILSLYIASFSANANAADVGLVITAGGLTSAVAALATGHLSDRFGPRAVLLVCLAGSALTYVPQAYVHDFWHLLALRVALGGFLGGMAPAANSLIATLVPPERRGSAFGWTASASGFAQGIGPILGASVATGYGLASVFLVTGAFYAVAFVWALVGMRPRTAAVQPVPVSPTSQIQKRPQSNG, encoded by the coding sequence GTGACGGAGCAGGCGAACCCGCGCGAGCGGTACTGGCGTCGCAACCTGATCGCGCTGTGCGTGGCGCAGATCGTGACCCAGATCGCGTTCAACTTCGCGGAACCGTTCGCCCCGCTGTTCCTGCTGACGATGAACGTCGGCGGTCCGGCCCAGGCCGCGCAGTGGGCGGGCCTCTCCAACGCGGCCTCGGCGTTCGTGATGGCGTTCACCCAGCCGCTCTGGGGCATCGTCGCGGACCGCTGGGGCCATCGCCCGATGGTCGTCCGGGCGATGGTCGGCGGCGGCCTGATGGTGCTGCTCCAGGGCTTCTCGACCGGGCCGGAGATGTTCGTCGGGCTGCGGATGCTCCAGGGGACCGTCGTCGGGAGCGTCCAGGCAGCAAACGCGCTGATCGCCACGTCAGCCCCTCGGCAGCGCCTGGGGCTGGCGCTCGGGATCATGCAGGTGGCGTTGCTGACCGGGCAGGCGCTGGGTCCGCTGTTCGGCGGGTTCGTGGCGGACCACTTCGGGTACCGGTTCTCCTACCTCGCGTCGGGCGTGACGCTCGGGTTCGCCGGGTTGCTGGTGCTGGCGTTCTGCCGCGAGGAACGACCCCAGCAGCGGCCCGGCATCGCGCGCACCGGCACGCTCGCCGCGAGCCGCGAGCTGCTGGCGGTGCGCGCCTTCTACATCGCCATCGTGACGATCATGCTGGTGGACCTGGGCCGCAGCACCGTCAGCCCGATCCTGAGCCTGTACATCGCCAGCTTCAGCGCCAACGCGAACGCGGCAGACGTAGGCCTCGTGATCACGGCAGGCGGCCTGACCAGCGCCGTCGCAGCCCTCGCCACCGGCCACCTCAGCGACCGCTTCGGGCCGCGCGCGGTGCTGCTGGTCTGCCTGGCCGGCTCGGCGTTGACCTACGTTCCGCAGGCCTACGTCCATGACTTCTGGCACCTGCTGGCGCTGCGGGTGGCGCTGGGCGGCTTCCTGGGCGGGATGGCCCCCGCCGCCAACTCGCTGATCGCGACGCTGGTGCCGCCGGAGCGGCGTGGGTCGGCATTCGGGTGGACGGCGAGCGCCAGCGGCTTCGCCCAGGGGATCGGCCCGATCCTCGGCGCGTCGGTGGCGACGGGGTACGGGCTGGCGTCGGTTTTCCTGGTGACCGGCGCGTTCTATGCGGTCGCGTTCGTGTGGGCGCTGGTGGGGATGCGCCCGCGCACGGCCGCCGTGCAGCCAGTGCCGGTGTCGCCCACCAGTCAGATTCAGAAGCGGCCACAGAGCAACGGATGA
- a CDS encoding SDR family oxidoreductase, with amino-acid sequence MDLGLVGKVAIVTGGSAGIGYAAARSLAREGARVVVCARTASTLAEAAHALREDTGGEIVEAAGDVSKDADIRRLFDIALGRFGRLDVLVNNAGKSHAAPLLTVDDAGWQDDLDLKLFAAIRTMRLAVPHMQAAGGGSIVNVVNIGAKAPAASSLPTSVSRAAGIALTKAASRDLAPHNIRVNAVCIGLIKSEQHLRRARAANRMDDLDTFYAELAKAREVPLGRVGEAEEAADLIAFLASDRARYISGTAINMDGGASAVV; translated from the coding sequence ATGGATCTCGGCCTTGTAGGCAAGGTAGCCATCGTCACTGGCGGCAGCGCGGGGATTGGCTACGCGGCAGCGCGCTCGCTGGCTCGTGAGGGCGCGCGCGTCGTGGTCTGCGCGCGCACCGCGAGCACGCTGGCCGAGGCGGCGCACGCACTGCGCGAAGACACCGGCGGCGAGATCGTCGAGGCGGCCGGCGACGTGAGCAAGGATGCCGACATCCGCAGGCTGTTCGACATCGCCCTGGGCCGGTTCGGCCGCCTTGACGTGCTGGTGAACAACGCCGGCAAGTCCCATGCTGCGCCGCTCCTGACCGTGGACGACGCCGGCTGGCAAGATGACCTCGATCTCAAGCTGTTCGCGGCGATCCGCACGATGCGGCTGGCCGTTCCGCACATGCAGGCGGCTGGTGGCGGCTCGATCGTCAATGTCGTGAACATCGGGGCCAAGGCGCCGGCCGCCTCGTCGCTGCCGACCTCGGTGAGCCGCGCGGCCGGCATCGCCCTGACCAAGGCTGCCTCGCGGGATCTCGCGCCGCACAATATCCGCGTGAACGCCGTCTGCATCGGCCTGATCAAGAGCGAGCAGCATCTGCGTCGGGCGCGTGCCGCCAACCGCATGGACGACCTCGACACCTTCTACGCCGAGTTGGCGAAAGCCCGCGAGGTGCCGCTGGGGCGCGTCGGCGAGGCCGAAGAGGCGGCCGACCTGATCGCGTTTCTGGCCTCTGATCGCGCGCGCTACATCAGCGGCACGGCGATCAACATGGACGGCGGCGCGTCGGCGGTCGTGTAG